From a single Aggregatilinea lenta genomic region:
- a CDS encoding MerR family transcriptional regulator produces MNPGLVAQLLNVPGRTLHRWTEFYADFLLSDATPPKGQPRVFSEHDVRVMKYVSDQRSAGQPHNSIKRALHSASNNHWEALPALPADWQCDDHNLTVPASLVERLKEQQIIQEALIEEQRQLLQMAGAALKLSHEQRAASEQRARFHFSRHRLVLALLTVWIIVYWVVVLSILLT; encoded by the coding sequence ATGAATCCCGGACTGGTGGCACAACTGCTGAATGTCCCTGGCCGCACCCTCCACCGTTGGACCGAATTCTACGCCGATTTTCTTCTTTCAGACGCCACGCCGCCCAAGGGACAGCCCAGAGTCTTTTCCGAGCATGATGTGCGCGTCATGAAGTATGTCTCCGACCAGCGTTCGGCGGGCCAGCCTCATAATTCGATCAAACGGGCGCTGCACAGCGCCTCGAATAATCACTGGGAAGCCCTGCCCGCGCTTCCAGCCGACTGGCAGTGTGACGACCACAATTTGACGGTTCCAGCCAGCTTGGTGGAGAGGCTGAAGGAACAGCAGATTATCCAGGAGGCGTTGATCGAAGAGCAGCGCCAGTTGCTGCAAATGGCCGGCGCAGCCTTGAAGCTGAGCCATGAGCAGCGAGCGGCGAGCGAGCAGCGGGCGCGTTTTCATTTTTCGCGACATCGGCTCGTGCTTGCGCTTTTGACGGTATGGATCATCGTGTACTGGGTAGTTGTGTTGAGTATTCTCTTAACTTAA
- a CDS encoding O-antigen ligase family protein, with translation MGIQLSLSRLAPSPIAARQHTSRGHIGRPFTVSSIMLAVYVFTIIAWSQVSEQSAQYSRLAGLALTYVFLVEFLLARKRTIYLPTEVGPLVVFLLWCVASLFWANGPAWSLMTIKTLAQLIVFWIISVNVMVFYGSIIPAIVGLLAGLVWAIFNAVKSNNMSLSQTTDTRIASLLSNANLYAVALGLGILASLYLYRFSPLLVRWFLIGFIILAVQQIFFFSGSRKGMIGVVLIFGFYWGIMLILNGRRHPGQIILFLLGIVVAYIAISWLIANSPFGDRLLGYRDEPSFLVRENLFDYSLEHWEQSPIIGHGAKQFTAIYERDFGIVTYSHSNYLEILVNNGVVGLLIFYSFYALIAIKYAGAFLAHRATVGDMAWAFTLIALFLMWDFAMVSLEEKLYWTMFAQLTAHCQILRRRISETVRSSSS, from the coding sequence ATGGGCATTCAGCTCTCTCTCAGTAGACTGGCGCCATCGCCGATAGCGGCGAGACAGCACACGTCCCGCGGCCATATTGGTCGCCCGTTTACTGTATCCAGCATCATGCTGGCGGTTTACGTGTTCACGATCATTGCGTGGTCGCAAGTGTCTGAGCAGTCGGCGCAATACTCAAGGCTGGCGGGGCTGGCTCTGACGTATGTATTCCTCGTCGAATTTCTTCTTGCCCGGAAGCGAACGATCTACCTACCCACTGAAGTCGGCCCCCTGGTGGTTTTTCTATTGTGGTGTGTCGCCAGTCTCTTCTGGGCGAACGGTCCGGCCTGGTCCTTGATGACCATCAAGACGCTGGCTCAACTGATCGTGTTCTGGATCATATCGGTCAACGTCATGGTGTTCTACGGCAGCATTATCCCGGCTATCGTCGGGCTGCTGGCCGGCCTGGTCTGGGCGATCTTTAACGCAGTCAAGTCCAACAACATGAGTCTGTCCCAAACTACGGACACCCGCATCGCGAGCCTGCTCTCCAATGCGAATCTGTATGCGGTGGCGCTCGGCCTTGGCATACTCGCCAGCCTTTATCTGTACCGGTTCAGCCCACTCCTTGTCCGATGGTTTTTGATAGGCTTCATCATTCTGGCCGTGCAGCAAATTTTCTTTTTCTCCGGCTCACGCAAAGGAATGATTGGCGTCGTACTGATCTTTGGCTTTTATTGGGGAATCATGCTGATCCTCAACGGACGACGCCATCCCGGACAGATCATCTTGTTTCTGCTCGGAATCGTCGTCGCCTATATTGCCATCAGCTGGCTGATCGCAAATTCCCCTTTTGGCGATCGCCTGCTGGGCTACCGGGATGAGCCATCGTTTTTAGTGCGCGAAAACTTGTTCGATTATTCTTTGGAACATTGGGAACAATCCCCCATCATCGGGCATGGCGCAAAGCAGTTCACTGCTATTTATGAGCGTGACTTCGGCATTGTCACCTATTCTCATAGCAACTATCTCGAAATCCTGGTGAACAACGGGGTGGTTGGCCTGCTGATCTTCTACAGTTTTTATGCTCTCATCGCGATCAAGTATGCCGGTGCATTTCTTGCGCACCGCGCAACCGTCGGCGATATGGCCTGGGCTTTTACCTTGATCGCGCTCTTTTTGATGTGGGATTTCGCCATGGTTTCTCTCGAAGAAAAACTCTATTGGACCATGTTTGCCCAGTTAACAGCGCATTGCCAGATCCTGCGGCGGCGGATAAGTGAGACAGTACGCAGCAGTAGCTCGTGA
- a CDS encoding glycosyltransferase family 4 protein, with protein sequence MRVLVVSPHYKPEEVAAAATFVQEIAVDLTAMGHDVSVLTAFPNYPTGKIFEPYRGKVFQRENYSGIPLTRVWIYATASKRFWPRLLNFGSFSVTALLGGLVTRPRPDALYVMMPPLTLGITGVLLGIARRARVVINVQDIHPYAAVATGVLKNKRAIRFFEWLEKWIYRHVDHIVVISRGFRDNLIEKGTPPDKISVVSNWADPDFITPGPRENSFRQQLGADGRFTLVYSGGLTHNSNLEPVLGAADLLRDEPFEFVIVGDGVRKADLQVMAAEKHLDNVRFLPFQPLERFPDVLRAADMNLVTLSAQAALVSVPSKIFKQMAAGRPILAITAHDTEIERLVSDANCGLTVEPDDPSGLAEALRWAADHPEECARQGVQARQYFEQYHSRALCVKQLEAILQQTIAHSH encoded by the coding sequence ATGCGGGTCCTCGTGGTATCTCCACATTACAAGCCGGAAGAAGTGGCGGCTGCGGCTACGTTTGTCCAGGAGATAGCGGTAGATCTCACCGCGATGGGACATGACGTCTCGGTCCTCACCGCTTTTCCCAATTACCCAACGGGAAAGATTTTTGAGCCTTACCGGGGTAAGGTTTTCCAGCGCGAAAATTACAGTGGCATCCCCCTGACACGCGTATGGATTTATGCGACGGCCAGCAAGCGCTTTTGGCCTCGTCTGCTCAACTTCGGCAGCTTCTCGGTGACCGCCCTGCTCGGGGGCCTGGTTACGCGTCCTCGTCCGGATGCACTCTACGTCATGATGCCCCCTTTGACGCTGGGCATAACTGGCGTTTTGCTAGGCATTGCCAGACGAGCGCGCGTGGTGATCAACGTACAGGATATCCACCCCTATGCGGCGGTCGCGACAGGCGTACTGAAAAACAAGCGCGCTATTCGTTTCTTCGAATGGCTGGAGAAGTGGATCTATCGCCACGTCGATCATATCGTCGTCATCTCACGCGGCTTCCGAGACAACCTGATCGAGAAAGGTACACCGCCCGACAAAATCTCGGTCGTTTCGAATTGGGCCGACCCGGACTTCATCACGCCAGGGCCAAGAGAGAACAGCTTCCGGCAGCAGCTCGGCGCAGACGGCAGGTTTACCCTGGTGTATTCGGGCGGGCTGACGCATAACTCAAATCTCGAGCCGGTGCTGGGCGCTGCCGATCTGCTACGCGACGAACCGTTTGAGTTTGTCATCGTCGGCGACGGCGTTCGCAAAGCAGATTTGCAGGTGATGGCCGCCGAAAAACACCTCGATAATGTCCGGTTTTTGCCCTTCCAACCGCTTGAGCGGTTTCCAGACGTGCTGCGCGCCGCCGACATGAATCTCGTAACGCTCAGCGCCCAGGCTGCTCTCGTATCGGTGCCATCCAAGATTTTCAAGCAAATGGCGGCTGGCCGGCCCATTTTAGCCATTACCGCGCACGACACGGAGATCGAACGGTTGGTGTCCGACGCCAATTGTGGGCTTACTGTGGAGCCGGACGATCCTTCCGGCCTGGCGGAAGCTCTTCGCTGGGCAGCCGATCATCCCGAGGAATGCGCACGCCAGGGCGTCCAGGCGCGGCAGTACTTTGAGCAATATCACAGCCGCGCCCTCTGCGTGAAGCAGCTTGAGGCGATCCTTCAGCAAACAATCGCCCATTCGCATTAG
- a CDS encoding CapA family protein: protein MHNALLFLGDWYSIHQETARDAVEQYPFVFNLEGPISRRGAPAPDKIPLRMEQNRILTCFGRKPAAVCLANNHIADYGDEALEDTLAELRALKIPFFGAGNESNGYNNPAIITVGDYRIALLGYVCRSTHPIFAGQDHDGVCDIDVDRIAHDIRRAREQEAARVVVCLHWGQEDILLPTPQDVKTAHQIIEKGADAIIGHHAHAPQPIEIYQGKTIAYGLGNLLMSHDDVLVHMTGDRTPSDFTFSLRKRYWNRVSWGLIWNPADLTSRTKQFYFDDQVVFERPFKRALDSINVASKLYPVHFRLHIPLHTLLSIAPDYVRNPARLRPRHLASAFQILLRVRRS, encoded by the coding sequence ATGCACAACGCTCTGCTGTTCTTAGGCGATTGGTACAGTATCCATCAGGAGACGGCGCGTGACGCCGTCGAGCAGTACCCCTTTGTCTTCAACCTCGAAGGGCCAATTTCGCGCCGGGGCGCGCCCGCGCCTGACAAGATTCCGCTGCGTATGGAGCAAAACCGGATTCTGACTTGTTTTGGCCGCAAACCAGCTGCCGTATGCCTTGCCAACAACCACATTGCGGATTACGGTGACGAAGCACTTGAGGACACGCTGGCCGAACTTCGCGCGCTAAAGATCCCTTTTTTCGGCGCCGGAAATGAGAGCAACGGGTACAACAATCCGGCTATTATCACGGTTGGTGATTATCGGATCGCGCTACTGGGTTACGTATGCCGGTCGACACATCCGATCTTTGCCGGGCAGGATCATGACGGCGTGTGTGACATCGACGTGGATCGCATTGCACACGATATACGCCGCGCGCGTGAACAGGAGGCCGCTCGGGTGGTCGTCTGCCTGCACTGGGGCCAGGAAGACATCCTGCTCCCCACGCCCCAGGACGTAAAAACGGCACACCAGATCATCGAGAAGGGGGCCGACGCAATTATTGGCCACCATGCTCATGCCCCGCAGCCTATCGAGATCTACCAGGGGAAGACCATCGCCTACGGTCTGGGCAATCTTCTCATGTCGCACGACGATGTGCTGGTGCACATGACCGGTGATCGAACCCCTTCCGACTTCACATTTTCCCTGCGGAAGAGATATTGGAATCGTGTGTCGTGGGGGCTGATCTGGAACCCGGCGGATCTGACCAGTCGCACCAAACAGTTCTATTTTGACGATCAGGTCGTGTTCGAACGACCCTTCAAGCGTGCGCTTGACAGCATCAATGTTGCGTCAAAGCTTTACCCCGTGCACTTCAGGCTGCACATTCCCCTCCACACATTATTATCGATAGCGCCGGACTATGTCCGTAATCCAGCTCGTTTAAGACCGCGACATCTGGCCAGTGCGTTCCAGATTCTTCTGCGGGTGAGGAGAAGCTAA
- a CDS encoding lipopolysaccharide biosynthesis protein has protein sequence MYVIRPFAFRLSLSALRTPLLSLVSQLRDSETRGPVLFILSSGIKSVTQMITALIVAHFVLPEYLGTWHSISILETYLLIFSLGIPSALAREYALHRGKSADDEALRTAWVGLSSSLIWATISLLVVAALLLYSWLTQADQKTIAALALFTLPVFLDPIVMCLNDLYRGGEEFMQLGKIQLCETIYLVISIAIVAAFGWVGLFVRYASIAAMSIVLRYIWRPVPWRLIWDWDIFKRLTHLGLKMLYETYTWGLVFVADRTLIVAVLGKTEVGYYALALSAQTAIVTMPISLRQVIFARMSFRYGQTSQADSLWRITFLPVLFNAIFLVIPVGVLLILVGPFIRTFLPQYVPGIRAAQLMMVSGYFLCLQTSRSVFPTLNRMLHYNILTSAMLILMWTLGYLMITTFRSIESIAVAMVIVMAVYALSVNLLAYYTIRMTSRGEAVLSAAVP, from the coding sequence GTGTACGTCATCAGGCCGTTCGCTTTCCGACTATCGTTGAGCGCTCTCCGAACGCCTCTCCTGTCGCTGGTCAGCCAACTACGGGATAGTGAGACGCGCGGCCCCGTCCTGTTCATCCTGTCGAGCGGGATCAAGTCAGTCACGCAAATGATTACCGCCCTCATCGTCGCTCATTTCGTCTTACCCGAATATCTGGGTACCTGGCACAGCATCTCTATTCTAGAGACCTACCTGCTCATTTTTTCATTGGGCATCCCATCGGCACTCGCTCGTGAGTATGCTCTACACCGTGGGAAAAGCGCCGATGACGAAGCGCTGCGCACCGCGTGGGTGGGTCTCAGTAGCAGTCTGATTTGGGCGACAATTAGCCTTCTCGTGGTGGCTGCTTTACTTCTCTATTCGTGGCTAACCCAGGCAGACCAAAAGACAATCGCGGCTCTCGCGTTGTTTACCCTTCCGGTCTTTCTTGATCCGATCGTCATGTGTCTCAACGATCTCTACCGGGGCGGCGAAGAGTTCATGCAGTTGGGCAAGATCCAACTGTGCGAGACAATTTATCTCGTGATCAGCATTGCCATCGTAGCGGCGTTCGGCTGGGTTGGCCTTTTCGTTCGCTATGCCTCCATCGCGGCCATGAGCATCGTTTTGCGCTATATCTGGAGACCCGTCCCTTGGCGCCTCATCTGGGATTGGGACATCTTCAAGCGGCTGACCCATTTGGGTCTCAAAATGTTGTATGAGACCTACACTTGGGGTCTGGTCTTCGTTGCTGATCGGACCCTCATCGTGGCCGTTTTGGGAAAAACTGAGGTTGGCTATTATGCGCTGGCGCTGTCCGCCCAGACGGCCATTGTCACCATGCCCATTTCCCTGCGGCAGGTCATCTTTGCACGCATGAGCTTCCGATATGGGCAGACGTCTCAAGCCGATTCGCTGTGGCGAATCACTTTTCTGCCGGTTCTCTTTAACGCTATCTTCCTCGTGATCCCAGTGGGTGTGCTCTTGATCCTGGTTGGTCCGTTTATCCGCACCTTCTTGCCGCAGTATGTACCCGGTATCCGGGCGGCCCAGTTGATGATGGTTTCGGGATATTTCTTGTGTCTGCAAACCAGCCGGTCCGTGTTCCCGACTCTCAACCGGATGCTGCACTATAACATTCTGACGTCTGCCATGCTGATCCTGATGTGGACTTTGGGCTACTTGATGATCACGACCTTCAGGTCCATCGAAAGCATCGCCGTGGCGATGGTGATCGTGATGGCCGTATATGCTCTGAGCGTCAACCTTCTCGCCTATTACACCATCCGCATGACGAGCCGGGGCGAAGCGGTGCTGAGCGCTGCCGTGCCATAA
- a CDS encoding polysaccharide biosynthesis tyrosine autokinase: MELVTVVQLFRRWIYLILIGGVLAGGAAFAWRSNQSDKYEASVTMAVGTAIEIPNPDDAIVRTGTDLAPTYAILATTHEVLDAAIEASNFPETATELRKHVAASVISDTPLVVVEVTYTDPVLAADIANEIAHQLVIASPSYLTEDQQAQFDLAEAEIVRLSAELQQARDELAALDRAWLSATNPDEIRQLREQRYTLAAIINEKSSTIATFSVTINEFQQRSNSLEVVARALPSTEPVGIGLIPITMAGAVLGIAVAIVLALLLEYFDDTIRSSTAAAQLLTLPVLATISHFGRRRASYAARLITYHDPNAAATEAYRTLRTNLLFLPNKSSKRAAYIITSPDMGEGKTVTSANLAVAMALAGLRVLLIDADLRQPTLHRVFGLKNTMGLSNLATKLSPEIQEDSDLQPSTVPELDGLIQGTRVPGLRVITSGPSCMNPVELLGSDAMRRWIDRFRSMPDIDMVLFDTPPVLSVADGPTLAMNGDLPVLLVIHARRTRSGKAVVAKEQLDVVGARVLGVILNAAKSKDNLYYHRSTT; encoded by the coding sequence ATGGAGCTGGTAACGGTTGTCCAGTTATTTCGAAGATGGATTTACCTGATACTGATTGGAGGGGTGCTCGCGGGGGGCGCAGCGTTTGCGTGGCGCAGCAATCAGTCAGATAAGTACGAAGCCAGTGTCACTATGGCGGTCGGCACGGCTATCGAAATCCCCAACCCGGATGATGCGATTGTCCGCACCGGCACCGATCTGGCGCCAACCTACGCTATCCTGGCCACGACCCACGAGGTGCTCGACGCTGCCATCGAGGCCAGTAATTTTCCAGAAACCGCGACCGAGCTTCGGAAACACGTCGCCGCGAGTGTGATTTCCGACACGCCGCTCGTCGTGGTCGAAGTAACGTATACCGATCCGGTGCTGGCGGCAGACATCGCGAATGAGATTGCGCACCAACTTGTGATCGCCAGCCCCAGCTATCTCACCGAGGACCAGCAGGCGCAGTTCGACCTGGCAGAGGCCGAAATCGTGCGCCTGAGCGCAGAACTTCAGCAGGCACGCGACGAACTGGCCGCGTTGGATCGCGCTTGGCTGAGTGCTACTAATCCCGACGAGATCCGCCAACTCCGTGAACAGCGATATACCCTCGCCGCTATCATCAACGAGAAATCAAGCACGATTGCCACATTCTCCGTGACGATTAACGAGTTTCAGCAGCGCAGCAACTCGCTTGAAGTGGTTGCGCGGGCGCTGCCCTCCACCGAGCCGGTTGGAATTGGGCTGATTCCCATCACCATGGCCGGAGCAGTGCTGGGCATCGCCGTTGCGATTGTGCTGGCCCTGCTCCTCGAATACTTCGATGACACGATTCGCTCTTCCACGGCAGCGGCGCAGCTATTGACGCTACCTGTGCTGGCGACTATCTCGCATTTCGGTCGCCGGCGTGCCAGTTACGCAGCGCGGTTGATCACGTATCACGATCCAAATGCGGCAGCCACCGAAGCATATCGCACTCTGCGGACGAACCTTCTCTTCCTACCCAACAAATCCTCCAAGCGTGCGGCATATATCATCACAAGCCCGGATATGGGTGAGGGTAAGACGGTTACGTCAGCCAACTTGGCCGTGGCAATGGCCCTTGCCGGGCTTCGGGTGTTACTGATCGATGCAGACCTGCGCCAGCCCACACTTCATCGCGTTTTTGGACTCAAAAATACGATGGGGCTGTCCAATCTCGCTACGAAGCTGTCCCCCGAAATACAGGAAGACAGCGACCTGCAGCCAAGCACGGTTCCCGAGCTTGATGGCCTTATTCAGGGGACGCGCGTGCCAGGCTTGCGAGTGATTACCAGCGGCCCGTCATGCATGAATCCTGTGGAGTTGCTAGGGTCGGATGCAATGCGTCGGTGGATCGATCGATTCAGGTCTATGCCAGACATCGATATGGTTCTATTCGATACTCCGCCTGTTTTGTCCGTAGCGGATGGACCAACCCTGGCAATGAACGGCGACCTGCCCGTTCTCCTGGTGATCCACGCACGGCGGACCCGGAGTGGCAAGGCGGTCGTAGCCAAAGAACAACTCGACGTTGTGGGTGCTCGCGTGTTGGGTGTGATTCTTAATGCGGCCAAATCCAAAGATAATCTTTACTACCACCGCAGTACGACATAG
- a CDS encoding phenylacetate--CoA ligase family protein, with the protein MTSWRAPVIRTFDRYVKRMNIHDKVATFHRYYALPQAERAAIQEEKLVRLLKHAAIHVPYYRAVLSDVGVARSDSTIDLSRFSDIPILTKRMVRDNFEQLTSDDLAHRRWYYNATGGTTGVPLRCIQDMEFGSMGLASEYYHYELLGVCLGERVFKLWGSPHDVLQGSVGWRARLMSFVRNYHVLNSFGMTQDDMLRYAEMLRTRRPSLLIAYVESAYDLARFISKHRIDVPPMKGVITSAGTLLPAMRPEIEQSFHSEVFNRYGSREMANMAFDLPSHEALEVSTYTHVLELLDDQFEHCAMGQEGRIIVTGLDNYAMPLIRYQIGDDATAHSLTETPVLSTLTLRDLSGHFGDIIFRRDGTRVPPAFFRCAVGGLNYSECIDKVRIVQEDYDLLRIELVVSEELPAAETAEIRKLLQAGMGEDCRIEFDYVDDLLPNKSGKMQYVISNVERP; encoded by the coding sequence ATGACATCCTGGCGTGCTCCAGTCATTCGTACCTTTGATCGCTATGTCAAGCGCATGAATATTCATGACAAAGTGGCGACTTTTCATCGCTATTATGCCCTGCCTCAGGCCGAACGCGCCGCTATCCAGGAGGAAAAGCTGGTGCGCCTGCTGAAGCACGCGGCGATTCACGTGCCGTATTATCGTGCTGTGCTCTCGGATGTGGGGGTTGCCAGATCAGATAGCACGATTGACCTGTCCCGCTTTTCCGACATCCCCATCCTGACCAAGCGCATGGTCAGAGACAACTTCGAGCAGTTGACGAGCGACGACCTGGCACATCGGCGCTGGTACTACAATGCGACGGGGGGGACGACGGGGGTCCCTCTACGCTGCATCCAGGATATGGAGTTCGGTAGTATGGGGCTGGCGAGCGAATACTACCACTATGAACTGCTAGGGGTTTGCCTGGGCGAGCGCGTGTTTAAGTTGTGGGGGTCGCCGCACGACGTGCTTCAAGGATCGGTCGGCTGGCGCGCCCGCCTCATGAGCTTTGTGCGCAACTACCACGTGTTGAACTCGTTTGGCATGACACAGGATGATATGCTGCGTTATGCGGAGATGCTCCGCACGAGGCGCCCGTCGCTGCTGATCGCGTACGTCGAATCGGCCTATGATTTGGCGCGGTTTATCTCGAAGCACCGCATCGACGTGCCGCCCATGAAAGGAGTCATCACGTCCGCTGGGACTTTGCTGCCTGCGATGCGTCCGGAAATCGAACAAAGCTTTCACTCCGAGGTCTTCAACCGCTACGGCTCGCGCGAAATGGCGAACATGGCCTTCGATCTCCCGTCCCATGAAGCGCTTGAGGTGAGCACGTATACCCACGTGCTCGAACTGCTCGACGACCAGTTCGAGCACTGCGCGATGGGCCAGGAAGGCAGGATCATCGTGACCGGCCTGGACAACTACGCCATGCCGCTCATTCGCTATCAGATCGGCGACGACGCTACCGCACACAGTCTCACTGAAACACCCGTCCTATCAACGCTGACACTGCGCGATCTCAGCGGCCACTTCGGGGATATCATTTTCAGACGTGATGGCACCCGCGTGCCGCCCGCGTTTTTCAGATGCGCGGTGGGTGGCCTGAACTACTCAGAATGCATCGACAAGGTCCGGATCGTACAGGAAGATTACGACTTACTCCGAATCGAGCTGGTGGTCAGCGAGGAGCTTCCAGCAGCGGAGACAGCCGAGATCAGGAAGCTGCTCCAGGCGGGAATGGGGGAGGACTGCCGCATCGAGTTCGACTACGTGGATGACCTGCTGCCTAATAAGTCAGGGAAGATGCAATATGTGATCTCCAATGTGGAGCGACCGTAA